The Streptomyces pratensis genomic interval CCATCCGGCCGGCCAGCCGTCGCACGGTGTGCATCCGGCGGACGGTGGTCGCATCGAGCTCCGCGGCGGCGTCCTCGATGACGAAGGTCGCGGCGTTGGAGATGCCTCGTAGTGGCTCTTTCAGGTCGTGAGCTGCCACGTGAGCGAATGAGTCGAGGTCGGAGTTGGTGATGCGTAGCTCTTCGTTCAACGCTGCCAGCTCCGCCTCGTGCCGCAGTACGAGTCCTGTCAGCGTGCGCCAGAGCTCCTGTGCGGTGGCACGGTCGGTGGGCGTCCAGGGCAGGCACTGTCCATGTACCACCGCGCGGAATACGGCACCTGAGCCGCGAGGGGTGAGCCGTTCGCCCCGTGGTCCGACCTGGACGGGCCTGGAGGGGTCGGCGGCCCATCGGCGGGCGGTCGGGCGGGCCTTGCGGAACCAGGCGAGGTAGTCGCCCGAGCGGCTCAGCGTCACCATCAGGGCCCCTGCCGGGCCGTCTTCCACCAAGTCGTCCTGATCACCCGACTCCTCCGACAGGCGGTCCGTACTCCAGACCGTGCCGGGTGCCGGCCCTGTCGCGCGTGTCTGAAGGGCCTCCAGCAGTGCAGGGGGAACGCTCATCCCGCTGATGGTGCTCCGGCCACCGCGGCAGAGCACCGCGCCGTCGGCGTGCAGCAGATCTCTGAAGGCGTCGTCACCTGCCAGGAGTGAGTCCCCCAAGTCCGACGTGACCCGAAAGATGATCCGGTCGAGGCGCTCGCGGGATGCGGTGAGTGCCTCGGCCTGCTCTCGTTCCTCGATGACCGCGAGTTGGAGGGAGAAGGCCACGCCGAAGAACTCGCACGCCGCCCGCATTTCCGGGGGGACGGTGACAGCAGCGTAGCCGTGGCAGGCGATCAGCCCCCAGAGCTCGCCTTCCCGGAGGACGCTCACCGACATCGACGACTTCACACCGATGTTCCGCAGGTACTCCAGGTGGAAGCCGGACACCGTGCGCAGCACGGAGTTCGACAGGTCCAGTGGCAGGCCCGAATCGGCTCGGAGCGGAGGGTGCAGACCCACGCTGGTGTCATCCACGTCGGCGATGACCCGGATCCAGTTGTCGCGGTAGAGCCTCCTCGCCTGGGGCGGGATGTCGCTGGCGGGGAACCAGAGTCCGAGCCAGGGCTCCCGGCCCTCGGCGATGTCCTCGGCGACCACCTCTCCCGGCCCGTTCTCCCCGTCGAAGCGGTAGGCGACCACGCGGTCGAAGCCTGTAAGAGCCCGGATCTCACGGGCTGCCGCCTGGCAGCATTCGACTACAGCCATCGAGGACCGCAGACGCGTCAGAGCTCGCCGGACCCCCTGGTAGAAGTGCGGGAAGTGTGGCGCCGCGACGGTGCGCGACTCGTACTCCAGAACGACCAGAGGCCCGTGCCGGTGCGCGGTCACGTCGAACATATGGGGGGCGCCCGCCACATCGACGGAGACGGGGAGGACCAGGCTTGCCGCATCGGGCTGAGCGCAGACCTGGAGCGCCTCGTCCCAGTGCTCGGGGGACAGGACCCGCGTGATGGGCCCTCCGACCAACTCCTCGGCAGCAATCCCCAGCAGGAAGAGCGTGTTCAGTGCTGCCGTGTCCACGG includes:
- a CDS encoding ATP-binding protein, yielding MSLPEPEREAEAAAAIGFDLSECVREPIHRLGMIQSHGTLLAAEADTGTVDTAALNTLFLLGIAAEELVGGPITRVLSPEHWDEALQVCAQPDAASLVLPVSVDVAGAPHMFDVTAHRHGPLVVLEYESRTVAAPHFPHFYQGVRRALTRLRSSMAVVECCQAAAREIRALTGFDRVVAYRFDGENGPGEVVAEDIAEGREPWLGLWFPASDIPPQARRLYRDNWIRVIADVDDTSVGLHPPLRADSGLPLDLSNSVLRTVSGFHLEYLRNIGVKSSMSVSVLREGELWGLIACHGYAAVTVPPEMRAACEFFGVAFSLQLAVIEEREQAEALTASRERLDRIIFRVTSDLGDSLLAGDDAFRDLLHADGAVLCRGGRSTISGMSVPPALLEALQTRATGPAPGTVWSTDRLSEESGDQDDLVEDGPAGALMVTLSRSGDYLAWFRKARPTARRWAADPSRPVQVGPRGERLTPRGSGAVFRAVVHGQCLPWTPTDRATAQELWRTLTGLVLRHEAELAALNEELRITNSDLDSFAHVAAHDLKEPLRGISNAATFVIEDAAAELDATTVRRMHTVRRLAGRMDDLLDSLLHFARLGRGGLHRTKVPLDRVLDSALDVAGERLAEAHVRVVRHDLPEVYADESRLYEVLVNLLVNAAKYAADQGDRTVEVLVDTLRPPSGGPPQQTVVVRDNGIGIPPGQQHQVFELFRRLHGQGERGGGTGVGLAIVRRIVERHGGELWLDSEPARGTTFFFTLGQEGG